Proteins from a single region of Pseudomonas sp. BSw22131:
- a CDS encoding sigma-54 dependent transcriptional regulator produces MWREIKILLIDDDSQRRRDMAVILNFLGDENLSCSSTDWQKVVGSLASTREVLCVMVGSVSAPGSLQGLLKTIAAWDEFLPVLLLGEHSSAELPDDLRRRVLSTVEMPPSYSKLLDSLHRAQVYREMYDQARERGRQREPNLFRSLVGTSRAIQHVRQMMQQVADTDASVLILGESGTGKEVVARNLHYHSKRRDGPFVPVNCGAIPAELLESELFGHEKGAFTGAITSRAGRFELANGGTLFLDEIGDMPLPMQVKLLRVLQERTFERVGSNKTQSVDVRIIAATHKNLEEMIITGSFREDLYYRLNVFPIEMAPLRERVEDIPLLMNELISRMEHEKRGSIRFNSASIMSLCRHAWPGNVRELANLVERMAIMHPYGVIGVVELPKKFRYVDDEDEQLVDSLRSDLEERVAINGHTPNFAATAMLPPEGLDLKDYLGGLEQGLIQQALDDANGIVARAAERLRIRRTTLVEKMRKYGMSRRDGEDQLEE; encoded by the coding sequence ATGTGGCGTGAAATCAAGATTCTGCTAATCGATGACGATAGCCAGCGCCGCCGTGACATGGCGGTCATTCTTAATTTTCTCGGCGATGAGAACCTCTCCTGCTCCAGCACTGACTGGCAAAAGGTTGTCGGTTCCCTTGCGTCGACTCGCGAAGTGCTGTGCGTGATGGTGGGCTCGGTGAGCGCACCCGGCAGTCTGCAAGGGCTTCTGAAGACCATCGCCGCGTGGGATGAATTTCTCCCGGTGCTGCTCTTGGGCGAGCATTCCTCTGCCGAGCTGCCCGATGACCTGCGTCGTCGCGTGCTCTCTACCGTCGAGATGCCCCCCAGCTACAGCAAGTTGCTGGACTCCCTGCACCGCGCCCAGGTCTATCGTGAAATGTACGATCAGGCCCGCGAGCGTGGTCGTCAGCGCGAACCCAACCTGTTCCGCAGCCTCGTCGGCACCAGCCGCGCCATTCAGCACGTGCGTCAGATGATGCAGCAAGTGGCCGACACCGACGCCAGTGTGTTGATCCTTGGTGAGTCGGGCACAGGCAAAGAAGTCGTTGCGCGCAATCTGCATTACCACTCTAAAAGACGCGACGGGCCTTTTGTGCCGGTCAACTGTGGCGCGATTCCGGCCGAACTGCTCGAAAGCGAGCTCTTCGGACACGAGAAGGGCGCTTTCACCGGTGCGATCACCAGCCGTGCTGGCCGGTTTGAACTGGCCAACGGTGGTACGTTGTTCCTCGATGAAATCGGTGACATGCCGCTGCCGATGCAGGTCAAGCTGTTGCGCGTGTTGCAGGAGCGTACCTTCGAGCGCGTGGGCAGCAACAAGACCCAGAGCGTGGATGTGCGCATCATTGCGGCCACCCACAAAAATCTTGAAGAGATGATCATCACGGGCTCCTTCCGTGAAGACCTCTATTACCGCCTCAATGTGTTCCCGATTGAAATGGCGCCGCTGCGTGAGCGTGTCGAAGACATCCCGTTGTTGATGAACGAGTTGATCTCGCGCATGGAGCACGAGAAGCGCGGCTCGATCCGTTTCAATTCCGCATCGATCATGTCGCTGTGCCGTCATGCCTGGCCCGGCAACGTCCGCGAGCTGGCCAATCTCGTCGAACGCATGGCGATCATGCACCCGTACGGGGTGATCGGCGTGGTCGAGCTGCCGAAGAAGTTTCGCTACGTGGACGATGAAGACGAGCAACTGGTCGACAGTCTGCGCAGCGATCTGGAAGAGCGCGTGGCCATCAACGGCCACACGCCAAATTTCGCCGCAACGGCGATGCTGCCGCCTGAAGGCCTGGACCTCAAAGACTATCTGGGCGGGCTGGAGCAAGGCCTGATTCAGCAAGCGCTGGACGACGCTAATGGCATCGTTGCCCGCGCCGCCGAACGTTTGCGTATCCGCCGCACCACGCTGGTGGAGAAGATGCGCAAGTACGGAATGAGTCGTCGCGATGGCGAAGATCAGCTCGAAGAATGA
- a CDS encoding flagellar protein FlaG, translating to MDMSVKLSLSYPAMQQPVPVVAEKQAVVPPVDPVSAASSDTNANTGKKPDSENTEALKVAVKEIEKFVQSVRRNLEFSIDEGSGKVVVKVIASETGEVVRQLPSAEALRIADSLHNAHSLLFDAKV from the coding sequence ATGGATATGAGCGTAAAGCTAAGCTTGTCTTACCCAGCGATGCAGCAACCTGTACCTGTGGTTGCCGAAAAACAGGCTGTGGTGCCTCCGGTGGATCCGGTGTCGGCTGCTTCATCAGACACCAACGCCAATACAGGTAAGAAGCCGGATTCAGAAAACACCGAAGCCTTGAAGGTCGCGGTTAAGGAAATCGAAAAGTTTGTTCAGTCAGTACGGCGTAACCTGGAGTTCTCGATTGACGAGGGATCCGGCAAAGTCGTGGTCAAGGTCATCGCCAGTGAAACGGGTGAAGTGGTGCGGCAATTGCCGTCCGCCGAAGCGCTGAGAATTGCCGACAGTCTGCATAACGCGCACAGTCTGCTGTTTGATGCGAAAGTTTGA
- a CDS encoding flagellin domain-containing protein, with product MALGVNTNVASLSVQKNLGKASDALATSMQRLSSGLKINSAKDDAAGLQIATRETSQIRGQTVAIKNANDGISMAQTAEGALQESTNILQRMRELAVQSRNDTNGSADRTALNAEFGQMSDELTRISASTNLNGKNLLDGTAGTMSLQVGSDVGSSNRIDLVLSGKFDATSLSVASGSIAISGTSATASGNVDKAITAIDAALAAINATRANLGASQNRLTSTISNLQNVNENATAALGRIQDTDFAAETANLTKQQTLQQASTAVLAQANQLPSAVLKLLQ from the coding sequence ATGGCTTTAGGCGTAAACACTAACGTTGCTTCCCTGTCTGTTCAAAAGAACCTGGGCAAAGCAAGCGACGCACTGGCTACTTCCATGCAGCGCCTGTCTTCCGGCCTGAAAATCAACAGCGCCAAAGACGACGCCGCTGGCCTGCAGATCGCCACTCGCGAAACTTCGCAGATCCGTGGCCAGACCGTAGCAATCAAGAACGCCAACGACGGTATCTCGATGGCTCAGACCGCTGAAGGCGCTCTGCAAGAATCCACCAACATTCTGCAACGTATGCGTGAACTGGCTGTTCAGTCGCGAAACGACACCAACGGTTCTGCTGACCGTACCGCTCTGAACGCTGAATTCGGCCAGATGTCTGACGAATTGACCCGTATCTCGGCGTCGACCAACCTCAACGGCAAAAACCTGCTCGACGGTACTGCCGGCACCATGTCCCTGCAAGTTGGTTCGGACGTAGGTTCGTCCAACCGCATCGACCTGGTACTGAGCGGCAAGTTCGACGCCACTTCGTTGTCGGTTGCCAGCGGCTCGATCGCTATCTCCGGTACCAGCGCCACTGCTTCGGGCAACGTCGACAAAGCGATCACCGCAATTGACGCCGCTCTGGCAGCGATCAACGCCACTCGTGCAAACCTCGGTGCTTCGCAAAACCGTCTGACCAGCACCATTTCCAACCTGCAAAACGTCAACGAAAACGCCACCGCTGCACTGGGTCGTATTCAAGACACCGACTTCGCAGCTGAAACCGCTAACCTGACCAAGCAGCAAACTCTGCAACAGGCTTCCACCGCTGTTCTGGCACAGGCTAACCAACTGCCATCGGCTGTACTGAAACTGCTTCAGTAA
- a CDS encoding motility associated factor glycosyltransferase family protein, translated as MSEIFPRNCAVVEQRWPGVLQRLLAEDVESVAVELVEGASPTLRVNGIQLTSRHDGLKEAQLQADSLPDHPRHVHVYGTGLGDLQRLLLTGEGLERVDVHILNGALFRVVLEVLEQDDWLSDPRVTLAYADESPEIKLPFFALPAELVLADDASARIRDRLVSEVHLTFNNQTFDPGTEANQRQLRQGLALLQSDKDVGELFGTQAGREALILATGPSLHQHLARLCALKDEAERPLFICVDTALVPLRNAGIEPDVVVSIDHQITARHLAPDDTAHIALVYLPGLDANMLAAWQGPRYVGYSSSPLYEQLRQRFPRGPLFVGGSVIHPAIDLAVQMGASRISLLGADFAFPGDKTHTGWQDGDLGPKANVSRHWVLDGRGNKVKTQLNFRSYLIELERYITRHPEVSFFNTSRDGALIVGTAFDPDWTAP; from the coding sequence ATGAGCGAAATCTTCCCGCGTAACTGCGCGGTCGTCGAACAACGCTGGCCCGGTGTCTTGCAGCGTTTGCTCGCCGAAGACGTCGAGTCGGTAGCCGTCGAGCTGGTTGAAGGGGCAAGCCCGACGTTGAGGGTGAATGGCATACAGCTCACCAGCCGCCACGATGGGCTCAAGGAAGCGCAGCTTCAAGCCGACAGCCTGCCCGACCACCCGCGTCACGTGCATGTTTACGGCACTGGCCTGGGTGATCTGCAACGTCTGCTGTTGACCGGGGAAGGCCTTGAGCGCGTGGATGTGCACATCCTCAACGGCGCCTTGTTCAGGGTCGTGCTTGAGGTGCTGGAGCAGGACGACTGGCTGTCCGATCCGCGTGTGACATTGGCGTATGCCGATGAGTCCCCAGAAATCAAACTGCCTTTTTTTGCGCTGCCCGCCGAACTGGTGCTGGCCGACGACGCCAGCGCCCGGATCCGCGACCGCCTGGTAAGTGAGGTGCATCTGACCTTCAACAACCAGACGTTCGATCCGGGCACGGAGGCTAATCAGCGGCAACTTCGGCAGGGGTTGGCGTTGCTGCAAAGCGACAAGGACGTCGGCGAGTTGTTCGGCACTCAGGCTGGTCGAGAAGCGTTGATCCTCGCGACCGGACCGAGCCTGCATCAGCATCTGGCGAGACTGTGCGCCTTGAAGGACGAGGCAGAGCGGCCGCTGTTCATCTGCGTCGATACCGCGCTGGTGCCGCTGCGCAACGCCGGTATCGAACCCGATGTGGTCGTCAGCATTGATCACCAGATCACCGCGCGGCACCTGGCTCCCGACGACACGGCGCACATCGCGCTGGTCTACCTGCCGGGGCTGGATGCCAACATGCTCGCCGCATGGCAAGGCCCCCGGTATGTCGGCTATTCCAGCAGCCCGCTGTACGAGCAGCTTCGCCAGCGATTCCCGCGTGGCCCTTTATTCGTCGGCGGCAGCGTGATTCATCCTGCGATTGATCTGGCCGTGCAGATGGGCGCGAGCCGCATCAGCCTGCTGGGGGCGGACTTTGCCTTTCCGGGGGATAAAACCCACACCGGCTGGCAAGACGGCGATCTGGGGCCAAAGGCAAATGTCTCACGGCACTGGGTGCTGGACGGCCGTGGCAACAAGGTCAAAACCCAGCTCAACTTTCGCAGCTACCTGATCGAGCTTGAGCGCTACATCACCCGGCATCCTGAGGTGAGTTTCTTCAACACCAGCCGCGACGGCGCGCTGATCGTAGGCACTGCGTTCGACCCCGACTGGACCGCCCCATGA
- the fliS gene encoding flagellar export chaperone FliS, which produces MNRMAALRQYQKVNSHAQTSEATPHRLVQMLMEAGLDRIAQAKGAIGRKDIPAKGVLIGKAIEIIGGLREGLDMEKQAKALAHVDNLYVYMMQRLAQANIKTDPKILDEVSGLLLTVKEGWDAIAAH; this is translated from the coding sequence ATGAACCGGATGGCAGCCCTTCGGCAGTATCAGAAGGTCAATTCCCATGCTCAGACGTCCGAGGCCACTCCGCATCGCCTGGTGCAGATGTTGATGGAAGCTGGCCTGGATCGCATTGCTCAGGCAAAAGGGGCAATCGGGCGTAAAGATATCCCCGCCAAAGGGGTGTTGATTGGCAAGGCGATTGAAATCATCGGAGGCCTGCGCGAAGGCCTGGACATGGAGAAGCAGGCTAAGGCCCTGGCCCATGTTGACAATCTTTATGTATACATGATGCAACGCCTGGCTCAGGCAAATATAAAAACTGACCCAAAGATCCTCGACGAAGTGAGCGGTTTGCTGCTCACCGTCAAGGAAGGCTGGGATGCGATTGCTGCTCACTAG
- a CDS encoding sensor histidine kinase, which translates to MPQAAQMSSEPGSTPGSEIGFSLQPSVELESRKGLEHAFSLFNQMSAQLNDSYGLLEARVTELKGELAVVSAQRMQELAEKERLANRLQHLLDLLPGGVIVIDGTGRVREANPAACDLLGQPLIGMLWREVIARCFAPREDDGHEVSLKDGRRLSISTRSLDAEPGQLVLLNDLTETRQLQGQLARHERLSSLGRMVASLAHQIRTPLSAAMIYASHLAEQVLPAETQQRFAGRLKERLHELEHQVRDMLVFARGELPLNDRVAPADLFEALQAAAHTHVQDVAVRWQCDSVDGQLLCNRDTLVGAMLNLIENAVQASPVSARIKVHAYTRGDTLRLCISDNGSGIGAQALARMGEPFFTTKTTGTGLGLAVVTAVTRAHQGQVKYLSRVGRGTCALVSLPLIPAARNASDVS; encoded by the coding sequence ATGCCTCAGGCCGCCCAGATGTCTTCCGAGCCAGGTTCAACGCCGGGTTCCGAAATTGGTTTCTCACTGCAGCCGTCCGTCGAGCTGGAAAGCCGTAAAGGCCTTGAGCATGCGTTTTCGCTGTTCAATCAGATGTCGGCGCAGCTGAATGACTCCTATGGCCTGCTGGAAGCCCGCGTCACCGAGCTCAAGGGCGAGTTGGCGGTGGTCAGCGCGCAGCGCATGCAGGAGCTGGCCGAGAAAGAGCGTCTTGCCAATCGTCTGCAACACCTGCTGGATCTGCTGCCTGGCGGTGTGATCGTCATTGATGGGACCGGCCGGGTGCGTGAAGCCAATCCTGCTGCGTGTGACCTGTTGGGTCAGCCGTTGATCGGGATGCTCTGGCGCGAAGTCATTGCCCGTTGTTTTGCCCCGCGTGAAGACGACGGCCATGAGGTGTCACTCAAGGACGGCCGTCGGCTGTCGATCTCCACGCGTTCGCTCGACGCCGAGCCCGGCCAACTGGTGCTGCTCAACGACCTGACCGAGACCCGTCAGTTGCAGGGTCAACTGGCACGTCACGAACGCTTGTCATCGCTGGGCCGCATGGTTGCCTCGTTGGCGCATCAGATCCGCACGCCACTGTCAGCAGCGATGATCTACGCCAGCCATCTGGCCGAACAGGTATTGCCCGCCGAGACTCAACAGCGCTTTGCCGGACGCCTGAAAGAGCGCCTGCATGAGCTTGAGCATCAAGTACGCGACATGTTGGTGTTTGCACGGGGCGAATTGCCGCTCAACGACCGCGTCGCACCGGCCGATTTGTTTGAGGCGCTTCAAGCTGCGGCGCACACCCATGTTCAGGATGTGGCCGTGCGGTGGCAATGCGACAGCGTCGACGGTCAACTGCTGTGTAACCGCGACACGCTGGTAGGCGCCATGCTCAACCTGATTGAAAACGCGGTGCAGGCCAGCCCTGTCAGTGCGCGTATCAAAGTACATGCCTATACCCGGGGTGACACGCTGCGCCTGTGCATCAGTGATAACGGCAGCGGCATTGGCGCTCAGGCGCTGGCCCGTATGGGCGAGCCATTCTTTACCACCAAGACGACTGGCACCGGCCTGGGACTGGCGGTAGTGACTGCGGTCACGCGGGCGCATCAGGGTCAGGTGAAGTACCTGTCGCGTGTCGGCCGGGGCACCTGTGCGCTGGTCTCGTTGCCGTTGATACCGGCGGCGCGCAACGCGAGCGACGTATCATGA
- a CDS encoding flagellin N-terminal helical domain-containing protein, translating into MALTVNTNIASLSVQRNLNKSSDALSTSMSRLSSGLRINSAKDDAAGMQIATRLDTQIRGMTVATRNAGAAISIIQTAEGALEKSLSNLQRMRELAVQATNGNNGPNERIALNAEFQQSVAELTRIARGTTFGAELNLLDGSAGALSFQVGANVGATEKISLSLSDDFSSESMFVADADAAAIPADATTSGSRVVVKGEYLAMSIDGAGVRNIVSSVTDVMKDAVTAAEADLKTAETTFAAITTPPTDLEKQALATAKAALATAEKVVKDAGDSDEVLNRSARHENIEATMKAIDKALSLVNAARADLGAKQNRFTSAIENLQNMVKNATASQGQIQDVDFAAETAELTKQQTLQQASTAVLAQANQLPAAVLKLLQ; encoded by the coding sequence ATGGCTTTAACCGTTAATACCAATATTGCTTCATTGTCTGTTCAGCGTAATTTGAACAAGTCGTCTGACGCCTTGAGCACTTCAATGTCACGCTTGTCCTCGGGGCTGCGAATCAACAGCGCCAAGGACGATGCGGCCGGAATGCAGATTGCAACTCGGCTCGATACCCAAATCCGGGGAATGACCGTTGCAACCCGAAATGCCGGAGCGGCTATTTCAATTATTCAGACGGCCGAAGGTGCGCTGGAGAAATCACTTAGTAACTTGCAGCGTATGCGAGAGTTGGCAGTACAGGCTACCAATGGGAATAATGGCCCGAACGAACGAATTGCACTGAATGCCGAGTTTCAGCAGTCTGTTGCGGAGTTGACACGCATTGCTCGAGGAACGACGTTTGGTGCTGAGTTGAATCTTCTGGACGGAAGTGCAGGTGCCCTCAGTTTTCAAGTAGGGGCGAACGTAGGTGCAACTGAAAAAATCAGTCTGTCGCTAAGCGACGACTTTTCCTCTGAATCAATGTTTGTAGCAGATGCGGATGCAGCCGCCATTCCAGCAGATGCAACGACCAGCGGTTCGAGGGTTGTCGTAAAGGGCGAATACCTGGCGATGTCGATTGATGGCGCTGGGGTTAGAAATATAGTGAGCTCTGTCACTGACGTAATGAAAGACGCTGTTACTGCTGCTGAAGCGGATCTAAAGACGGCCGAGACGACATTTGCTGCTATCACCACCCCACCCACTGATCTTGAAAAGCAAGCACTGGCGACCGCGAAAGCTGCACTCGCTACCGCTGAGAAAGTAGTCAAGGATGCTGGCGACAGTGATGAAGTTTTAAATAGGTCAGCCCGCCACGAGAATATAGAAGCCACGATGAAGGCGATCGACAAGGCCTTGAGCCTCGTCAACGCGGCTCGCGCGGACTTGGGTGCCAAACAGAACCGCTTCACGAGCGCTATTGAGAACCTTCAAAACATGGTGAAAAACGCCACTGCCTCCCAAGGGCAGATCCAGGACGTCGACTTCGCCGCCGAAACCGCCGAGCTCACCAAGCAACAAACCCTGCAGCAGGCATCCACCGCTGTGCTGGCTCAGGCCAATCAGCTGCCGGCTGCGGTGCTCAAGTTGCTGCAATAA
- the fliD gene encoding flagellar filament capping protein FliD has product MASPITPATGLGSGLAIGDIVTALVNSDKLAKQTQITTQTKLVTSKLSGVGTLQSAMDAFQSLMKPDTGTSKLQFAGYAAKSSDETKLKVTSDNTAVPGNYTVNVTEIATSSSVATAAFDGGAASAIPSGNLSITQNGISKSYVIPEGSTLASVVKQINADTATTNISANIITDDNGSRLVLGSTATGAGSDITTSSDITGFTIAANTALATGSKTSAGYIGTQAASAQLTINGLPVTSKSNTIDKALGGMSMTLLTAGTSTVNISTNTDGLKASLQSFIDAYNTVVKAISTVSKATVSQTPDAKTGSTVTPAALTGDSMPRSILSAMRNELVTTGAAGDLSVLSQLGISTSQSDGTLSLDNVKFTAAMDKGLAGNVQQLFSGTDTKNGLLARMGAAIAPYTQTGGIFDTRTSSLNNQKNDLSDQQTALNLRVTTLTATLTAKYNAMDLLVGQLKASASSVTSFFDSLNASKSG; this is encoded by the coding sequence ATGGCTAGTCCAATTACCCCTGCAACCGGTCTTGGTTCGGGCCTTGCTATCGGGGATATCGTCACCGCACTGGTGAATTCCGATAAGCTCGCCAAGCAAACCCAGATCACCACGCAAACCAAACTGGTCACCTCCAAGTTGTCCGGTGTTGGCACGTTGCAAAGTGCCATGGATGCGTTTCAGAGCCTGATGAAGCCTGACACCGGCACCAGCAAATTGCAGTTTGCGGGTTATGCGGCCAAATCGTCGGATGAAACCAAGCTTAAAGTGACATCTGATAACACCGCCGTTCCGGGTAACTACACCGTCAATGTCACCGAAATAGCGACGTCCTCCAGCGTTGCAACCGCAGCCTTCGACGGCGGCGCTGCCAGTGCCATTCCGAGTGGTAATCTGAGCATCACTCAAAATGGCATTTCAAAAAGCTACGTGATTCCCGAGGGCTCAACGCTTGCCTCGGTGGTCAAGCAAATCAATGCCGACACCGCGACCACCAATATCAGCGCCAACATCATCACCGATGACAACGGCTCGCGGCTGGTGCTGGGCTCCACCGCGACGGGTGCCGGATCGGACATCACCACGAGCAGCGACATCACCGGTTTCACCATTGCCGCCAACACGGCGCTGGCCACCGGCTCCAAGACGTCTGCCGGCTACATTGGTACACAGGCTGCGAGCGCACAGCTGACCATCAACGGGTTGCCGGTGACCAGCAAAAGCAACACCATCGACAAGGCGCTGGGGGGCATGAGCATGACGCTGCTCACCGCCGGCACTTCAACCGTGAACATCTCCACCAACACCGACGGCTTGAAAGCGTCGCTGCAAAGCTTTATCGATGCCTACAACACGGTCGTGAAGGCAATCAGCACGGTGTCCAAAGCCACTGTCAGCCAGACGCCAGACGCGAAGACCGGCTCCACCGTGACACCGGCCGCATTGACGGGCGACTCAATGCCGCGCTCGATCTTGTCGGCCATGCGCAACGAGTTGGTTACAACCGGCGCTGCGGGTGACTTGTCTGTGCTTTCTCAGTTGGGCATTTCGACGTCTCAATCGGACGGTACGTTGTCCCTGGACAACGTCAAGTTCACAGCGGCGATGGACAAAGGCCTGGCTGGCAACGTGCAGCAGCTGTTTTCTGGCACCGATACCAAAAACGGTTTGCTGGCGCGAATGGGGGCGGCGATTGCTCCTTACACCCAGACTGGCGGCATCTTCGACACGCGCACAAGCAGTCTGAACAATCAAAAGAATGATCTGAGCGACCAGCAGACAGCCCTCAATTTGCGCGTCACTACGCTGACCGCCACGCTGACTGCCAAGTACAACGCGATGGACTTGCTGGTGGGGCAATTGAAGGCCTCGGCATCCAGCGTCACCTCGTTCTTCGACTCGCTCAATGCGTCAAAGTCGGGCTGA
- the fliT gene encoding flagellar protein FliT, with the protein MSAALKRIEQTREALSHALAERDWEAIGKLDLACRACVDEVISEAPKDEPELRSNLEDLLGVYRQLIDVAVGERQAIADEMSHIQRAKSAAKVYHLFG; encoded by the coding sequence ATGTCTGCCGCACTCAAGCGTATCGAACAAACCCGTGAAGCCCTGAGCCATGCCCTGGCGGAGCGCGATTGGGAGGCGATCGGCAAGCTGGATCTGGCCTGCCGCGCCTGCGTCGACGAGGTCATCAGCGAGGCGCCGAAGGACGAGCCTGAGTTGCGCAGCAATCTGGAAGATTTGTTGGGTGTTTATCGGCAGTTGATCGACGTAGCAGTGGGAGAACGCCAGGCAATCGCCGATGAAATGTCTCACATCCAGCGAGCGAAAAGTGCTGCAAAGGTTTACCATCTGTTCGGTTGA